GGAGTTGTCATCTTGGAGTGAGACGGTGCCGCACCTTGATGTGTCAGGGGCTGTGCGGCGGGTTCGACCAGGACTTCGTGGGTCAACGAGGGTGGAAGCGGTAGGACCGCTGACCTGCGGGTTGTCAGTCTGATTGAGACAGGGAGAGCCTCGGTCTCAGGGAAGTTGCCAGTTTCTGGAGGGCTGCCAGCTCGCGGCTCCCTGCCTTGAGCTGGAACCGGCGTGCGATCTCCGGGGCCGATTCCTGGTGATCGCGCCAGTGCGGTGATGAGAGCAGGCTGGTGAGGATGACCGTTTCGGGGTAGGTCGCGATCTCGATGCGGTTCGGAGACGGGCGGAGTGGGTCTCCGTAGATGTCTTCGCCGAGGAGATGAATCCGGTCCGTCCACCGCTGTTGGAGCTGTGTCTCGGCGGCGGTGTGGAACCACTTCAGCAAGCTGTCACGTGCGGTGCGGTAGCTCTGCTCGGGGGCGGAGCCCCTGCGGCGGCTCGTGAGTCGCCGGTGGCGCTGGTTGGCTCTGCGAACGTCGGGCAGAACGCGGAGGAGATGCTGCTCGTCGCCCAGGAGCCAGCGGTGATGTCGTGGGCAGACTGCTTCGTGGGGCAGGGTCTCGCGGACGACGAGGCCGTCGATTCCGCGCCGGGCCATGCAGGGGCGGCATGCCGGACGGTGAAGGGCATCGCCGTGGCCGGTGCTCGGGCGTGGACCGATTCGTTGGCCCTCGCTGAGTTCGGCGAGAGCTGGCATCGCATGCACGAGTTCGGCGGGTGCCCGGCCGGTCAGGGCGGATAGTCCGAGCAGGGCCCGTGGGGTCCAGTGGTCCGTGCGGTTGTCGTCACGGCGGTGATGACGGTTGTGACCGAGAAGACCGGCCAGATAGCGGACCGGCAGGCGGTTGGCGTCCGCGAGCCGGTTCAGATAGGAGCCGACCGTCTCGCGGTGCACTGGCGAGAGGGGGACAGGCAGTATGCGCGGGTGTGTACTCAACTGGCCTTCCTCGTCGCGGGAGTCGAGGGACGGCGTCTGGTCTGCTGTGCAACGGCCCGGTCGAGTTCGACTTCATCGAGTCCGGTGCGTGTGATCTTCTCTGTGCCGCTGATGATGGCGTCCAGTGCGGCTTCGCGGACGAGGTGGGACAGGCTGCCGATCATGCCCCCGGTGCGGTCGTGCAGGTAGGCGCTCAGCTTGAGGAGGGTCTGCGGGCGGTGGGCATAAAGCCGTAGGGCCTCCTCCAGCGTGGTCACCAAGGACTGCCAGGCTTCTTTGTCCTTGGCCGTCTTGTGGGGGAAGGGGCGAGTGGTGATCTCGGTGTAGCGGCTGGCGATCTGCCCGCCGCGGCGGCCCGTGAACAGCCCAGTGTCCTCAACATCGACTCCGGCCAAGACGAACGTCGCCGGGATGCGCTCGGACAGATACTTGATCTGATCGGAGGCTTCGGCGCCGGTCTTGGTGCGGATGTCGAGGTTATGGAGCTCGTCGATCAGCACCAGGCGGCAGCTCCTGCTGCAGAGCAGGTCGCAGACGCGGTTGGTGATGTCGACCTGGCTGAAACGGCTGGGCAGCGGCAGGCCGATGAAGCGGGCGAGTTCGACCGCGAGCATCTTGGGTGTCGCTGCGGGCGGGACGGTGACATAGACGACGGGCAGGGCCTGGTGCCCGACTTCGCCGCGGCGGCGGCCGAGGAGTTCGTAGTTCTTGCCGAGCTGCGTGATCGCGGTGGTCTTTCCCGTGCCCGCGGGCCCGCTGACGATCAGTCCGCGGCGGGCCGACTGCTGGCGACGGTTGAGGAGGATCCGCTTGCGGCCGGTGGTGGTGACGTGCTGGATCGTGGGAGTGCGGACGATGACCAACTGCGCGTGATAGTCCTCGCGTTCACGCTCACGGGCAGTCCGCTGGTCCGGACTCAGACGCTGAATTGCGGCGGGTGAGAGCACCTCGGGAGGCATGGTCTCTTCGGCGACGAAGCATGCCCAGCCCTCCTTCGTGCTCAGCGGGTGGACGTCCTCTGGTTCCTGCCCGGCGTCCGGGGGCGGGTTCATGGACGGCTCCCGTCGGTGAAGGCGTCGAAGACCCCGAAGGGAATGACCTTGCCGACTGGTTGGTCCTCGTCCTCCGGGCCTTCCTGCGGTTCTTCGGGGAGGGCAGGCCGAAGGCCAGGGTGAACGGGGTGGCTGGCTGCCGCGTGGGTGCGGGCGGCAACTTTGCGGTCCGGGCCGTTCTGAGCCCGGGTGAGCAGGTCTTCCACAACTGCGGCGATCGCGCCTTCGTCGGTGTCGTCGGCGCCCTGGGCGGCCAGGACAGAACGGGCGTGTCGCCAGGTGAAGTCGGCGAAGGGGGCGGAGACGGAGTCCAGCCGGGTCCAGGGGACGGTGATCCAGCCGCCTGCCCGGTGATCGCGGATCCAGATGTGGGACAGATCGTAGGGGTCGTAGTGGACTTCCCAGAGGCCGCCCTTGAGGTCGACGCCAGAAGGCTGGCGCCGGTAGGGCGCCAGGTCGCGGCAGTCGTAGGTGCGGTAGTCCATGACGACGCCGTAGTCGTTGATCTTCCGCCACTCCGCGGGCAGGAGTTCGATGTAGTCGTCGCCGGTCAGGCAGACCGGCAGGTGTCCGCTGCGGGCCACAAGCATCGCGTAGACGTCGTTCGGGGACAGAGCCTGGCCCGGCAGGAACGGGCTGCGGAGGCTGTCGTGGGGCCTCGTCTGCCATCGGGCAACGACCCATTCGTCGAAGAGGTCGGCGAGTTCTCGCAGGGTCCAAACAGCCTGGACGTCCTCACCACGCCGGGTGGGGTTGGAGCCGACGTAGCCGGCGACGTGCTGGCAGAACAGCGTGTTGATCGAGGAAAAGGTGCGTTCCACCACGCCTTTGTCGGTCGGGGTGGCGGGCCGGGCCGGCTGGACGGAGACGCCCAGGGTCTGGCAGGCCGTCACGAACGTCTCCGAGATGAACACCTTGCCGTGGTCGACCACGATGGTGTCCGGGACGATCACCGGTTTCGCGGCGGCGTGTTCCAGGCGGGCATCCACGCTCATCAGCCGCGCGTGCGGGATGAGCGAGACGGACATCCGAAGAGCGTCGTGCCAGCCCGGCCGCATCGGCTCGGGGACCAGGATGCGGGCCAGTAGTAGAGCCGCATCCACGGCCTTGGTGCCCGCAGGCCGCAGGACGGCCGCGCAGATCGTCCGTGTTGCGACGTCGACCGCGATGGTCAGCTCGACCCGGCCCGTCACGCCGTCGTCCAGGATCGCCAGCACGTCCAGCGGGGTGGTGTCGATCTGCACGACCTCGCCGGGCCGGGCGGCCTTCGACGGGGTGAACACCCCTTGCGGGCGGCGGGCTCGTGACCGGCGGGCCGTGGCAGTGCCGAAGGAGTGCATCCCCTCCGACAGGGACCGCACCAGCCGGTAGAGGGTGGACCGTGAAGGCAGCTCGACGGCTCCCTCACCGTGACGCTCGACGAGGATCCGCTCAGCCTCGCGGAGCACCCGGCTCCGGGTTCCCGTGGACAGCTTCTCCTGCCCGGCCAGTGCCTCCGTGATGGCGGTGACCAGCCGTTCGTCCGCGTGCCCGGTCGGCTTGGAGACGCGGGTGGCACGGTGGTCGACCAGCCCCCAAAGTCCCTGCTCGCGCCAGCAGCCCCGCAACCGGAACAGGGTCCGGGCGGTCATCGGCGTCCCGAGAGCGGCCAGTTCCTCCGCCTTCGCCGCGATCCGTTCGTTCACCGTGCGCCACTTCGGGTCGTACTCGGGCCGGGGCCTGGCGGTCGGCTCCGCGCCGGGCAGCAGTCCGGTCTCCATCTCGACCATGTGCCGCTCAAGCAACCGGGCCCGCCGCAGGGCGGGCTCGGGAACGGTGTCCAGCAGTCCGAACGACGGCAACCCCGGCGCTTCGGGCAGGGAGTCGAGCATCTCGAAGCCGTCCGCCGCCAGCAGATGGGAGAACAGCACCAACGATGCTCCGCCGGACTCGCCCTGCAGCCGCACCGTGGTGCCGGCCAGACCCGCCACGAGGTGGACCTGTCCGTCGAACCGGACCCGGTCACCGACCCGCAGCACTCCACGAGGCCCCGAGGCAGTCACCGGCCCGCCTCCCCGGTCATCACCACGGTGCGATCACTCAGGCGACGGCCCAGGTCGGCCCGCAGCAGCCCGCGCCAGAGCAGGTGGAAGACCACCGGGAGCACGCCGATCGGATCACCCAGCGTTGCAGCCTGCCCGAGCAACGGTGCGGGAGTCGCGAAGGCCGCGCAGACCGCCGCCGTCATCCCCTCCGACACGGCGAAGCGCGGATGGCGATAGCCCGCCAGCCAGCGCAGATTCGCCACTCGGACGGGATCGATCTCACTGGCGACACGGTAGGCCCAGCCCACCGCGTCACACGCTTCCCGCGCCCGCTTGAACGACTCGGCGGCCCTCTGGTCGATCCGGTCCGCCGGACGGCAGTCCACCACCAGGCCACTTCCGTCCGCAGCCCGCGCGAAGTAGTCCGGAGCGTGTGACCGGCTGCGGCCTGATCCCTCGTCCCGCCAGCTCAGCCAGAACGGCTGCGAGGAGAACCCCGTCACCAGCGGATCGAAGTCGAGCAGCATCGCGTGATCCCGCTCCAGCCACGATTCGAACCCCACATGCCGACCGGTCGTCACCGCCCAGTACAGCCCCGGAAAATGGCGCTGGCCGCGGTACGACGGGAAGTCCCGCACCGGCAGCGCGTCCTCGAAAGCGACATCCCCGGCCTCGGTCAACGGCCGACGTCTCGTCCCGCCGTCCGCTTCAACCCAGCCGATCTCGTACCTCGACGCATCCGCGTACACGGAAACGTGCTCAACCCCCTGCGGCCCTTCAGGCACCGCCGTCCCCACACGAACCCTCATGGGACGACCATCCAGGGTTCGATGACACAGACCAGATCAGATGAGACCCAAACCACCCTGAAGTCGGAAAACCGGGCACCGGCTCACATGCACCACCGAGACCAGCCACGCTGAACTGCCAACTCGTCTGAGAACAGCAGGCTTCACCGATACGGGACACGTGAACATCAATGTGACGGAGATCATCGAAACGGATGCCGGTGCCGCCCGCATCACCTGGCACCGGGCCAAGAAGGCGCGGCTGGTGTTGGCGGTGAGCCACGGTGCCGGCGGCGGCATCGAGGCGCGGGACCTTCAGGCGCTCGCCGCCGTCCTGCCCGCCCACGGCGTCACCGTCGCCCGGGTGGAGCAGCCCTGGCGGGTGGCCGGGAAGAAGATGGC
The nucleotide sequence above comes from Streptomyces sp. NL15-2K. Encoded proteins:
- a CDS encoding TnsA-like heteromeric transposase endonuclease subunit, translating into MTEAGDVAFEDALPVRDFPSYRGQRHFPGLYWAVTTGRHVGFESWLERDHAMLLDFDPLVTGFSSQPFWLSWRDEGSGRSRSHAPDYFARAADGSGLVVDCRPADRIDQRAAESFKRAREACDAVGWAYRVASEIDPVRVANLRWLAGYRHPRFAVSEGMTAAVCAAFATPAPLLGQAATLGDPIGVLPVVFHLLWRGLLRADLGRRLSDRTVVMTGEAGR
- a CDS encoding TniQ family protein → MHRETVGSYLNRLADANRLPVRYLAGLLGHNRHHRRDDNRTDHWTPRALLGLSALTGRAPAELVHAMPALAELSEGQRIGPRPSTGHGDALHRPACRPCMARRGIDGLVVRETLPHEAVCPRHHRWLLGDEQHLLRVLPDVRRANQRHRRLTSRRRGSAPEQSYRTARDSLLKWFHTAAETQLQQRWTDRIHLLGEDIYGDPLRPSPNRIEIATYPETVILTSLLSSPHWRDHQESAPEIARRFQLKAGSRELAALQKLATSLRPRLSLSQSD
- a CDS encoding AAA family ATPase — encoded protein: MNPPPDAGQEPEDVHPLSTKEGWACFVAEETMPPEVLSPAAIQRLSPDQRTAREREREDYHAQLVIVRTPTIQHVTTTGRKRILLNRRQQSARRGLIVSGPAGTGKTTAITQLGKNYELLGRRRGEVGHQALPVVYVTVPPAATPKMLAVELARFIGLPLPSRFSQVDITNRVCDLLCSRSCRLVLIDELHNLDIRTKTGAEASDQIKYLSERIPATFVLAGVDVEDTGLFTGRRGGQIASRYTEITTRPFPHKTAKDKEAWQSLVTTLEEALRLYAHRPQTLLKLSAYLHDRTGGMIGSLSHLVREAALDAIISGTEKITRTGLDEVELDRAVAQQTRRRPSTPATRKAS
- a CDS encoding Mu transposase C-terminal domain-containing protein, yielding MTASGPRGVLRVGDRVRFDGQVHLVAGLAGTTVRLQGESGGASLVLFSHLLAADGFEMLDSLPEAPGLPSFGLLDTVPEPALRRARLLERHMVEMETGLLPGAEPTARPRPEYDPKWRTVNERIAAKAEELAALGTPMTARTLFRLRGCWREQGLWGLVDHRATRVSKPTGHADERLVTAITEALAGQEKLSTGTRSRVLREAERILVERHGEGAVELPSRSTLYRLVRSLSEGMHSFGTATARRSRARRPQGVFTPSKAARPGEVVQIDTTPLDVLAILDDGVTGRVELTIAVDVATRTICAAVLRPAGTKAVDAALLLARILVPEPMRPGWHDALRMSVSLIPHARLMSVDARLEHAAAKPVIVPDTIVVDHGKVFISETFVTACQTLGVSVQPARPATPTDKGVVERTFSSINTLFCQHVAGYVGSNPTRRGEDVQAVWTLRELADLFDEWVVARWQTRPHDSLRSPFLPGQALSPNDVYAMLVARSGHLPVCLTGDDYIELLPAEWRKINDYGVVMDYRTYDCRDLAPYRRQPSGVDLKGGLWEVHYDPYDLSHIWIRDHRAGGWITVPWTRLDSVSAPFADFTWRHARSVLAAQGADDTDEGAIAAVVEDLLTRAQNGPDRKVAARTHAAASHPVHPGLRPALPEEPQEGPEDEDQPVGKVIPFGVFDAFTDGSRP